In the Populus trichocarpa isolate Nisqually-1 chromosome 1, P.trichocarpa_v4.1, whole genome shotgun sequence genome, one interval contains:
- the LOC18094909 gene encoding uncharacterized protein LOC18094909 isoform X3 — protein sequence MGTGGNDTMFQASPFNLTEYTETCIEVFGGHDKNLHSEILQATSSSPMDFGIHTVLECFGGHIRHCCCCTYRTRVLEDISDSVVALYTEQASCIAECTMRGCYVKNLQKQDSGSSIQTNSRIICGHMDPGAMKLAIFS from the exons ATGGGGACTGGCGGTAATGATACAATGTTTCAAGCATCTCCTTTTAATCTCACTGAATATACGGAAACATGCATAGAAGTTTTTGGTGGCCAT GACAAAAATCTGCACTCAGAAATTTTGCAAGCAACATCATCTTCTCCAATGGACTTCGGGATCCATACGGTGCTGGAG TGTTTTGGAGGACATATCAGACACTGTTGTTGCTGTACATACCGAACAAG AGTTCTAGAGGACATATCAGACAGTGTCGTTGCTTTATATACTGAACAAG CTTCCTGCATTGCTGAGTGCACCATGAGAGGTTGTTATGTTAAGAATCTACAGAAACAGGATTCTGGGTCTTCAATCCAAACGAATTCTCGAATAATTTGTGGGCATATGGACCCAGGAGCCATGAAATTGGCCATCTTTTCATAG
- the LOC18094909 gene encoding uncharacterized protein LOC18094909 isoform X1 produces the protein MGTGGNDTMFQASPFNLTEYTETCIEVFGGHDKNLHSEILQATSSSPMDFGIHTVLECFGGHIRHCCCCTYRTRQSSVPSILIDCRVLEDISDSVVALYTEQASCIAECTMRGCYVKNLQKQDSGSSIQTNSRIICGHMDPGAMKLAIFS, from the exons ATGGGGACTGGCGGTAATGATACAATGTTTCAAGCATCTCCTTTTAATCTCACTGAATATACGGAAACATGCATAGAAGTTTTTGGTGGCCAT GACAAAAATCTGCACTCAGAAATTTTGCAAGCAACATCATCTTCTCCAATGGACTTCGGGATCCATACGGTGCTGGAG TGTTTTGGAGGACATATCAGACACTGTTGTTGCTGTACATACCGAACAAG ACAATCATCTGTTCCCTCTATTTTAATCGACTGCAGAGTTCTAGAGGACATATCAGACAGTGTCGTTGCTTTATATACTGAACAAG CTTCCTGCATTGCTGAGTGCACCATGAGAGGTTGTTATGTTAAGAATCTACAGAAACAGGATTCTGGGTCTTCAATCCAAACGAATTCTCGAATAATTTGTGGGCATATGGACCCAGGAGCCATGAAATTGGCCATCTTTTCATAG
- the LOC18094909 gene encoding uncharacterized protein LOC18094909 isoform X5 has translation MGTGGNDTMFQASPFNLTEYTETCIEVFGGHDKNLHSEILQATSSSPMDFGIHTVLECFGGHIRHCCCCTYRTRQSSVPSILIDCRVLEDISDSVVALYTEQGFGS, from the exons ATGGGGACTGGCGGTAATGATACAATGTTTCAAGCATCTCCTTTTAATCTCACTGAATATACGGAAACATGCATAGAAGTTTTTGGTGGCCAT GACAAAAATCTGCACTCAGAAATTTTGCAAGCAACATCATCTTCTCCAATGGACTTCGGGATCCATACGGTGCTGGAG TGTTTTGGAGGACATATCAGACACTGTTGTTGCTGTACATACCGAACAAG ACAATCATCTGTTCCCTCTATTTTAATCGACTGCAGAGTTCTAGAGGACATATCAGACAGTGTCGTTGCTTTATATACTGAACAAG GATTTGGCTCCTAA
- the LOC18094909 gene encoding uncharacterized protein LOC18094909 isoform X4, producing the protein MGTGGNDTMFQASPFNLTEYTETCIEVFGGHDKNLHSEILQATSSSPMDFGIHTVLECFGGHIRHCCCCTYRTRVLEDISDSVVALYTEQGAHFLDLYPSSLSGPDWLVALREKDKQILHIGLLSSMPNMINNS; encoded by the exons ATGGGGACTGGCGGTAATGATACAATGTTTCAAGCATCTCCTTTTAATCTCACTGAATATACGGAAACATGCATAGAAGTTTTTGGTGGCCAT GACAAAAATCTGCACTCAGAAATTTTGCAAGCAACATCATCTTCTCCAATGGACTTCGGGATCCATACGGTGCTGGAG TGTTTTGGAGGACATATCAGACACTGTTGTTGCTGTACATACCGAACAAG AGTTCTAGAGGACATATCAGACAGTGTCGTTGCTTTATATACTGAACAAG GAGCCCACTTCTTGGATCTTTATCCTTCCAGTTTGAGCGGTCCTGACTGGCTGGTTGCTTTGCgagaaaaagacaaacaaatCTTGCATATTGGCTTGCTGAGTAGTATGCCAAACATGATTAATAACAGCTAG
- the LOC18094909 gene encoding uncharacterized protein LOC18094909 isoform X2 encodes MGTGGNDTMFQASPFNLTEYTETCIEVFGGHDKNLHSEILQATSSSPMDFGIHTVLECFGGHIRHCCCCTYRTRQSSVPSILIDCRVLEDISDSVVALYTEQGAHFLDLYPSSLSGPDWLVALREKDKQILHIGLLSSMPNMINNS; translated from the exons ATGGGGACTGGCGGTAATGATACAATGTTTCAAGCATCTCCTTTTAATCTCACTGAATATACGGAAACATGCATAGAAGTTTTTGGTGGCCAT GACAAAAATCTGCACTCAGAAATTTTGCAAGCAACATCATCTTCTCCAATGGACTTCGGGATCCATACGGTGCTGGAG TGTTTTGGAGGACATATCAGACACTGTTGTTGCTGTACATACCGAACAAG ACAATCATCTGTTCCCTCTATTTTAATCGACTGCAGAGTTCTAGAGGACATATCAGACAGTGTCGTTGCTTTATATACTGAACAAG GAGCCCACTTCTTGGATCTTTATCCTTCCAGTTTGAGCGGTCCTGACTGGCTGGTTGCTTTGCgagaaaaagacaaacaaatCTTGCATATTGGCTTGCTGAGTAGTATGCCAAACATGATTAATAACAGCTAG
- the LOC18094909 gene encoding uncharacterized protein LOC18094909 isoform X6, with protein MGTGGNDTMFQASPFNLTEYTETCIEVFGGHDKNLHSEILQATSSSPMDFGIHTVLECFGGHIRHCCCCTYRTRVLEDISDSVVALYTEQGFGS; from the exons ATGGGGACTGGCGGTAATGATACAATGTTTCAAGCATCTCCTTTTAATCTCACTGAATATACGGAAACATGCATAGAAGTTTTTGGTGGCCAT GACAAAAATCTGCACTCAGAAATTTTGCAAGCAACATCATCTTCTCCAATGGACTTCGGGATCCATACGGTGCTGGAG TGTTTTGGAGGACATATCAGACACTGTTGTTGCTGTACATACCGAACAAG AGTTCTAGAGGACATATCAGACAGTGTCGTTGCTTTATATACTGAACAAG GATTTGGCTCCTAA